In Vagococcus hydrophili, one DNA window encodes the following:
- a CDS encoding RidA family protein gives MKKTSNPFTIHPPVGPYVHQVINSGYQPKWLTLSGQIGMTKEGDIPSEVSKQFELALKNIKSNLLMAEMDVKNLVKLTIYLVEEIDLEERTKALKEFLKEEETAMTLLYVKGLANPKLKVEIDVVACK, from the coding sequence ATGAAAAAGACAAGTAATCCATTTACGATTCATCCTCCTGTAGGTCCTTATGTTCATCAAGTAATTAATTCGGGTTATCAACCAAAATGGCTAACGCTATCTGGTCAAATTGGCATGACTAAAGAGGGAGATATTCCAAGTGAAGTATCCAAACAATTTGAACTTGCTTTAAAGAATATTAAATCTAATTTATTGATGGCTGAGATGGATGTTAAAAACTTAGTAAAGTTAACTATTTATTTAGTTGAGGAAATTGATCTAGAAGAAAGAACGAAAGCATTGAAAGAGTTTTTAAAAGAAGAAGAAACGGCGATGACACTTTTATACGTTAAAGGTTTAGCTAATCCGAAGTTGAAGGTTGAAATCGATGTAGTGGCTTGTAAATAA